Proteins encoded in a region of the Ignavibacteriales bacterium genome:
- a CDS encoding phosphocholine cytidylyltransferase family protein, with amino-acid sequence MQAVILAAGVAFRLRPLTNNTPKCLLKLAGKTILERTISNLLFNGINDFVIVTGYLQEQIKYFINSQFPSLNVKYIFNEKYEVTNNIYSLWLTKSEVGGKEFILLDSDIIYDKKIVSLLNDSRYQNVLALRSDDHLSEEEIKISLNSDGSIKEIGKVVSLEDAIGESIGIEKFGDLFSKKLFQLLDKMILQENQTNIFYEAAFQRLIDSSEKIFTEDVGELKCIELDTPEDLQKAEREIIFYLQ; translated from the coding sequence ATGCAAGCAGTGATTTTGGCGGCTGGAGTAGCTTTTAGACTTCGACCACTTACGAACAACACTCCTAAATGCTTGTTAAAACTTGCTGGTAAAACGATACTCGAAAGAACGATTTCAAATTTGCTCTTTAACGGTATAAATGATTTTGTGATTGTAACCGGATATTTGCAAGAGCAAATAAAATATTTTATAAACAGCCAGTTTCCATCTTTAAATGTAAAATACATTTTCAATGAAAAATACGAAGTAACAAATAATATTTATTCATTGTGGTTAACTAAATCAGAGGTTGGGGGAAAGGAATTTATTCTTTTAGATAGTGATATCATCTATGATAAAAAAATTGTCTCGTTGCTTAATGATTCACGTTATCAAAATGTTTTGGCGCTTCGCTCCGATGACCATCTGAGCGAAGAGGAAATCAAGATCAGTTTGAATAGTGACGGTTCAATTAAAGAAATTGGTAAAGTAGTCAGTCTTGAAGATGCAATTGGTGAGTCTATCGGAATTGAGAAATTTGGTGACTTGTTTTCTAAAAAATTATTCCAACTTCTTGATAAAATGATTTTACAGGAAAATCAAACAAATATTTTTTACGAAGCTGCTTTTCAGCGACTTATTGATTCAAGCGAAAAAATTTTTACTGAAGATGTTGGAGAACTAAAATGCATCGAGCTTGATACACCCGAAGACTTGCAAAAAGCTGAAAGAGAAATCATCTTCTATCTGCAATGA
- a CDS encoding CDP-alcohol phosphatidyltransferase family protein, with protein sequence MSGWISQFNSSLKSIEVEEVFDLIIYRPLAFLFVKIIYRTNLTPNQLTFASMIFGIWAGVAIAFNSKTAFIIAALSILLYDVLDCSDGQLARLKHNGTHLGRILDGFADYIVSIAAYIGIGIGFASNSESPAFWWTMTALAGVSNAVQSGLLDYYRTKYLDHKLNRVSILEEELQQFKDEYEQLKKVGGRSIEKLIINVYLNYSLIQNKIISANKNTSFSKNFDREDYVHKNKNFIHFWTYLGPTTQWTFLIITCLIGRIDIYLLGLIIVGNLLAVILFTVQYLIDRNTLDAK encoded by the coding sequence ATGTCTGGTTGGATTTCCCAATTTAACAGCTCTTTAAAATCCATCGAGGTAGAGGAAGTATTTGATCTTATTATTTATAGACCACTTGCTTTTCTGTTTGTAAAAATTATTTACAGAACTAACCTGACTCCAAATCAACTTACCTTTGCATCAATGATTTTTGGAATCTGGGCAGGAGTCGCAATTGCGTTTAACTCAAAAACAGCATTTATTATAGCTGCATTATCGATTTTACTTTATGATGTGCTTGACTGCAGTGATGGACAACTTGCGAGATTAAAACATAACGGCACCCACCTCGGAAGAATATTGGATGGATTTGCCGATTATATTGTTAGCATTGCAGCATATATCGGGATTGGGATCGGCTTCGCATCTAATTCAGAATCGCCGGCATTCTGGTGGACTATGACAGCGTTGGCAGGGGTAAGTAATGCTGTTCAATCTGGTTTGCTTGATTATTATAGAACAAAATATCTTGATCACAAATTGAATAGAGTTAGTATTCTTGAAGAAGAACTGCAGCAATTTAAAGACGAATATGAGCAATTAAAAAAAGTCGGTGGACGATCAATCGAAAAACTTATTATCAATGTTTATTTGAATTATTCTTTGATTCAGAATAAAATAATCTCTGCAAATAAAAACACTTCATTCTCAAAAAATTTCGACCGTGAAGATTATGTCCATAAGAATAAAAATTTTATTCACTTTTGGACTTACCTTGGCCCAACAACGCAGTGGACATTTTTAATTATTACCTGTCTAATCGGTAGAATAGATATTTATCTTTTAGGATTAATAATCGTTGGAAATTTACTTGCAGTAATTTTGTTTACAGTTCAATATCTAATTGATAGAAACACTTTGGATGCAAAATAA
- a CDS encoding histidinol-phosphate aminotransferase family protein codes for MQKQFLFLDRNENNYGPAPKCYEVLKSADLTKMSWYTRAFTKGTKSILSKRLADDFGLSEDRIVLGYGAEDLLKQAIQCYLKKGDKLMVPTYSWWYYKKMADEVGGINVEYSLKKGTDSFYYDLDNMMNLYKTEKPNMIFISSPNNPTGNSIDKNDLIKFLDFVKDTIVVLDEAYFYNGITENVSDFINAYPNLLMIRTFSKYYALAGTRIGFAVLGKNHQQLTKFTNRYLGYNRISEMLAIAALDSPDYYFDIAQKMKQDRKLYYSRLGQIPGFTVFQSNANFILVEIPPSIKNELNKFLIEKGIHLKFMDEELLNSHIRISLGTQEQNLRVVEAVEEFFK; via the coding sequence ATGCAAAAACAATTTCTTTTCCTTGATAGGAATGAAAATAATTATGGGCCCGCACCAAAATGCTACGAGGTTTTGAAGTCTGCTGACCTTACTAAAATGAGCTGGTACACCAGAGCATTTACAAAAGGTACGAAAAGTATTTTATCTAAACGACTCGCCGATGATTTCGGATTATCCGAAGATAGAATTGTACTCGGTTATGGCGCTGAAGATTTGCTGAAACAAGCAATTCAATGCTATTTGAAAAAAGGTGATAAGCTAATGGTGCCAACATATTCGTGGTGGTATTATAAAAAGATGGCAGACGAGGTGGGTGGAATAAACGTTGAGTATTCATTAAAGAAGGGAACAGATTCATTTTATTATGATCTTGATAATATGATGAATCTTTATAAAACTGAAAAACCAAATATGATTTTCATCAGTTCACCAAATAATCCAACCGGAAATTCAATAGATAAAAATGATTTGATAAAATTTTTAGACTTCGTCAAAGATACAATCGTAGTGCTTGATGAAGCTTATTTCTACAATGGAATTACTGAAAATGTCAGCGATTTTATTAATGCATATCCAAATCTTTTAATGATCAGAACTTTCTCCAAGTATTATGCTCTTGCCGGAACGCGAATTGGATTTGCGGTGCTCGGCAAAAATCATCAGCAGCTAACTAAATTCACGAACAGATATCTTGGCTACAATCGCATTTCAGAAATGCTAGCCATTGCTGCTCTGGATTCACCTGATTATTATTTTGACATTGCTCAAAAGATGAAGCAAGACAGAAAACTTTATTATTCACGACTGGGGCAAATTCCTGGTTTTACTGTATTCCAATCGAATGCGAATTTCATTCTTGTGGAAATTCCCCCATCCATTAAAAATGAATTAAATAAATTTTTAATAGAAAAAGGAATTCATCTAAAATTTATGGACGAGGAGCTATTGAACTCGCACATTAGGATTTCTTTAGGCACTCAAGAACAAAATCTTCGAGTAGTTGAAGCTGTTGAGGAGTTCTTCAAATAA
- a CDS encoding LysE family transporter produces MTIAFINLILIGFFAGFLFSIPVAGPINIIITSNALGGRLRYCLRTAIGSSIIEFFYVMIIVYGISALYNLYQPLIPYLLFFGSIILILVGLRMLKMKLNFDNVDTEKVISDKIKNKGGMRTGIFVNLTNPSLFLGWLTSTFIIFSFVSSIGINTGGLDLLVNKNLNTFQEITGNTKDEINSPPLTSDIQEQSTSETESLHPLLLSSVYSISVAFGSFVWLFLYSKTVVKYRNKFKIEFLNFTIKLLSYVLISIGIYLIYKALTTFIIS; encoded by the coding sequence ATGACTATAGCTTTTATCAATTTAATTTTAATTGGTTTTTTTGCGGGATTTCTGTTTTCAATTCCTGTTGCGGGACCAATAAATATAATTATTACATCGAATGCTCTCGGAGGCAGATTAAGATATTGTCTTCGTACGGCTATCGGGTCATCTATCATCGAATTTTTTTATGTGATGATTATCGTCTATGGAATTTCGGCATTGTACAATTTATATCAGCCGCTTATACCATACTTACTGTTTTTCGGTTCTATTATACTTATTCTTGTCGGGTTGCGTATGCTCAAAATGAAATTAAATTTTGATAATGTTGATACGGAAAAAGTGATTAGTGATAAAATAAAAAATAAGGGGGGTATGAGAACCGGCATATTTGTCAACCTCACTAATCCTTCTTTATTCCTTGGTTGGCTGACTTCAACTTTCATAATTTTTTCTTTCGTCTCTTCAATTGGAATTAACACTGGAGGATTAGACCTGCTGGTGAATAAAAATCTTAATACGTTTCAGGAAATTACAGGTAACACAAAAGATGAAATTAATTCGCCCCCGCTAACATCAGACATTCAAGAGCAAAGCACTTCCGAAACTGAAAGTCTCCATCCACTCTTATTAAGTTCTGTGTATTCAATTTCGGTAGCTTTTGGAAGTTTTGTCTGGTTGTTTCTTTATTCAAAAACTGTGGTTAAATATCGAAATAAATTTAAAATTGAATTCTTAAATTTTACAATTAAATTATTGAGCTATGTTTTGATATCAATAGGTATTTACTTGATTTATAAAGCACTAACCACTTTTATTATATCGTAA